Genomic window (Culex pipiens pallens isolate TS chromosome 3, TS_CPP_V2, whole genome shotgun sequence):
GCTCTCCAGTGGGTACAAGAAAATATCGCTAAATTTGGAGGTGATGCAGATAATGTTACACTATTTGGAGAGAGTGCAGGAAGTTGGTCGACTTATTTGCACTACTTGTCACCCAATTCTAGGTACATTGAATAATTATTAATGCTTCATTCAATTTTATAACCTTTATAATCGCAGGAAATACTTTCATCGCGTGATTTGCCAGAGTGGAGACGCGTGCACGGAATCGTCGTTCCAAATAGATCCAGAAGGAAAGGCAAGAAAGCTTGCTCAATTGCTGGGATGTTGGGGAAGCTCCGATCAGGATGTTTTAGGTAAGGCCAATAGGAATATTAATGTATTCGAGCATTGCGTAttcatgaaatttgaatgtACTAGTGTGCGTAGGGTCAagcatggaaaattttatggagtgCTAGAATAATTAGTAACATATGATACCtcgttttaaaatgcaatataaaaaatgacatagatttaatttatttcaattccaaatttttcaacaaaattttctgTAACTGGCCTATCAACACTACACTATGAGTTAAACTCACACTTCAAAATGATACAGCCCAGCACGATCTATTTAAATAAGATTCCTACCATCGCATTAAATTTATGGCTCATAAACAGCCCCTATTAAGTAAATTAAGTAAAGAGACACGAGAGGCTATAAGTGctcactagggtgcccagaaaaaaacgaccccctgctccacaagcggaaaacggtttattgggttattttgagcgtaattggttgagattaacccattgatactcgagccaaaagttggtgaaaaaaatgtttttcatacaaaaatgacttttttaaatcgctaataacttttcagcttTTACAACTTTGGtttgttgtacaaagttgtagagcattaaatttccaataagaatctccCTTTTAgggaatattttgatggaaaaagCGGaacgtgcagaccaaaccgtaagaaaattgttttttttcatacagtttttcgaatttcccatacaaacttcaccttcgagtatcaatgggtaaatgttgaccgattttgctcatatttggcccagagtcctaaaatagctcaaggaacaatattcagcttgtggagcgaggttttgagaaaagtcctatattctgggcaccctaatgtctCATACATCATATCTCCTTAACGGCTGAACCTATTCTAACTCGCTGCGTTGAAAAATactaagacttaaaaaaaaaatgctgctaTATTTAGatcaaatgaaaacattttttgttgaggagcggccgtggctgactggttacgttGTTCGCTGGGgcggtcctgggttcgattcccatctgctcccaacgagaaagtataggaaatataaatcttgaaactctgaacatgaacgaaaaatcaaagtcgctcgagtcggggttcgatcccccgtcctttggattggtaagcaaaaatgctaaccactaggccatcgcgacttggtgagctataactggaattaggaatactgttgctatctatcaactatatacgcgctgggtccttgtccatttgacaagggttcggaagttctaaataacgtttgaacccgattggtgcaaacgttcttcagggcggggcttgtcgataaagctgaagtacctcgcgctcggctagccagcgtagaaatgggtcaccgaagctcggcagagctaacaccttccaaatgcctatgcgagttatttgtatgtatagaatgtagatctaaaaatacatggaaacaattcaatttgtaagaagcggccgcgtggtcccgtttggttggttgcacacacacacacacacacacacacacacacacacacacaatgaaaacattttttgttgatttgaaggTGTCGGAATCAAAGAACTTACAgcagaaaatattgtttaatgaTTTCTTCATCGATCTTCCCCCTTACATTTcgctggagacgcatggtgctttatgTTCAATGAATGCAACgatatccattttttttaatattatctgTAACTAACTCGGATCGTTACGCACTAttaaacaaagttgtagaaaatttaatttttcacaaGAATCTTACACTTGGATAAATTTGGGTGCGACCTGCGCCACCTGATGGCACAATTCTTAAGCAATGTTTTTCCTGTTACATTTCGcgatttttctcatacaaaGTTCAACGCTTAACAGCGACCCCTAAACTTTaaccgatttgacccaaaaTTTACTCCTAAACTTTAACCGATTCGACCCAAAAAAGCGGTGtctcttttgtctttttttattgtcacacTAATGTAGGTATGCTAAGAATACTATACACTAGTATAAGCTATATtccaaaataatgcaaaatatattAACTCTCTTTCCAGACACCTTAATGAAGGCTCCTGCAAGCTCGCTCGCAAAGCTGCAAAACGATGTCATCACCCCGGAAGAGAAGAGCTGCGCGATGCGCTTCATCTTCCGACCTGTGATCGAGCAAAAGCTCTCCGAGGACAGCATCATTACGCAAACGCCAGAACAGTTGCTGAAATCGTTCGACACACTCCAAATGCCAATGATGTCGGGCGTTACAAGCGCCGAGGGAGTTCTTGCGCTTAATTTGAACAAGTACTGTTTGGAGAAGTTTAGCAAATATGCCGAGGACTGGCTGGTTCCACGTTTTATGAGTTCCTCGGAGGGATTGGATCGCAAGGCTGTTGTTGAGGAAGTAAAACGGTTTTACTTGGGAGATAAGGATGTTTGCTGGGCGACGATCAATGAATCATGTGCTCTCTTGTCGGATTTTACTTTCGTTGGGACAACTAACCTGAGTGCCGAATGGATCGCCAAGTATCAACCAAATGTGAAGCATTTCCACTATTTGTTCAACTTTGTTGGACGAATGAACATAATGAAGCACCTGTTTAATGTCGGCGCAGTAGACGGAGCATCCCACGGCGATGATAACTTTTACTTGTTTAGGTTTGTAATTAATGATCTTTTAAGTAACACAGTGTAACGACTCAAATTTCAGCCCAAAGGTTCTCCCCGAATTGTCGGATGCTAGCGATGAGGccaaaatgcgaaacattttcATCGATGTTTTTACTAACTTTGCCAAATTCAACGATCCTACTCCAGACGAAAGAACGCTAGGGTTCAAGTGGACACCGATTGCATCGACGCAACGTGACTCGGAATCGTTTGACATAGATTGTTTGGAGCTGAATGTACCACCCCGAATGGTTCGAAATCCTAGCCAAGAAAGAAAAGAGTTTTGGAGAGCTATGCTGAAAAAACACACTAACTTGTTGTAATTGAACCAATGATTAAAAGTGTTTTTGCTACTCTTGAAATTTAACAGTTTTATAAATATCACAACACATTTTACGTTTATGCTCCGTCTTCTTATCACTTTGTAAAATCTAAGaaacaaaatttacataaattaacAATGCATAACGATCATTATAAATAGCACTAATAACCCACCGACAAATCGATACCCCATTAACTATTTAACGCTTGACCAGACACGCAAAAATATCGTTTGCTGCACCAAACTAATGACAACAACATACCTACTTACCGGCGAATCGTTCACCGAGCATAACGCTCACACAACGAGTAAGAAAATGAACCCACTCACGTACAAACGGCTTTTCCCGACACTATACCATCACAGTCTTACAATCACTCACTGTATTGTGCAGTATAGAAAATTTCGCGTGCAACAAAGTTGATGCTAATAAATTAGAGATTGCTTCgctgaaaattttactttttcagaattattttgtttgagttcgtaaaatttattcaatacctttttattgaaatttaaactt
Coding sequences:
- the LOC120421923 gene encoding esterase E4-like, whose protein sequence is MWWTTREYLVIILKLALSFVSHGIGNVLIRFWPGFERPVVEVRQGKVRGVTSELPNGRKYHYFKGIPYAKPPVGELRFRPPVPLEKFNQPELNCSSDKGDFVQPHIVLNWPVVGSEDGLYLNVYTPGLPTEKNAAKYPVMVYIHGGGLRFGTASSFIYDPKHIVQRNVIVVTMFYRLGPLGFLCLPSVGINGNMGLKDQRLALQWVQENIAKFGGDADNVTLFGESAGSWSTYLHYLSPNSRKYFHRVICQSGDACTESSFQIDPEGKARKLAQLLGCWGSSDQDVLDTLMKAPASSLAKLQNDVITPEEKSCAMRFIFRPVIEQKLSEDSIITQTPEQLLKSFDTLQMPMMSGVTSAEGVLALNLNKYCLEKFSKYAEDWLVPRFMSSSEGLDRKAVVEEVKRFYLGDKDVCWATINESCALLSDFTFVGTTNLSAEWIAKYQPNVKHFHYLFNFVGRMNIMKHLFNVGAVDGASHGDDNFYLFSPKVLPELSDASDEAKMRNIFIDVFTNFAKFNDPTPDERTLGFKWTPIASTQRDSESFDIDCLELNVPPRMVRNPSQERKEFWRAMLKKHTNLL